The following coding sequences are from one Triticum dicoccoides isolate Atlit2015 ecotype Zavitan chromosome 4A, WEW_v2.0, whole genome shotgun sequence window:
- the LOC119284188 gene encoding protein FAR1-RELATED SEQUENCE 5-like, producing the protein MQDDSDDGDVSSQPLSPYVGMVFYTFEDAQKFYNDYAFKLGFGTHISSTKYSQKRGQKQEDAIVIKRIFGCVHTRKPDKPETSSTSESIATETSNSSRRPGAEMDVTRTRQKNRILPERVRYYRSHRKIPAEDYELLLTLHDINLSNLDCMSFLSRIHGGDSRILPYVKRDVANERAKLREAITQQDMDMKVKYFEGRKAENPEFFFAKQKDPATNSVTALFWVDGRTRALYPKYKDCVFFDTTFCTNRYNMPFGPIVGINNHLQTISLGCALLPDETIEMFKWVFEQWMVAMDNEHPKNTMTDQDQAMATAIEQVLPNTCHRCCKFHVFSNARSKLGRLLSRNEAFADVFYTCINNSETVEEFEETWQHMLECFVVAENKHLKNMWRTRHMWALVYFKNNFFPFTSTTGRSEGLNSYFKTMICPADSVWRFVQQYELCQETVLDREDNAGFTGETTAPPLYSRYNIERQAIDYYKRNVFSKFQKQVTASMGYIINQDADYQGRGLMFNLTSSLYENPKLFSVRVMMDEGVFQCSCHYFEMNGLVCAHIIRVMVHLNVQVIPQQYLSERWSEAATTSMARTGRLLEFGHPSTNTLKYNSLCRRLTWLASDACCNDDAYKILYEAIKLLEPAIAAAKRGVLPEQQAMQRSEPPTQSAATMGALNDGLP; encoded by the exons ATGCAAGATGATTCAGATGATGGAGATGTTTCATCACAGCCATTATCGCCCTATGTTGGCATGGTGTTTTACACATTTGAGGATGCCCAGAAATTCTACAATGACTATGCCTTCAAGTTGGGATTCGGCACACATATATCTTCTACAAAGTACAGCCAAAAGAGAGGACAGAAGCAAGAGGATGCAATAGTGATCAAGAGGATCTTTGGGTGTGTGCACACTAGAAAGCCCGATAAACCGGAAACAAGTAGCACCTCAGAGAGCATTGCAACAGAAACAAGCAACTCCAGTAGGCGCCCTGGTGCTGAAATGGATGTGACAAGAACGCGTCAGAAAAACAGGATTCTCC CAGAGCGTGTTAGATACTACCGCTCGCACCGCAAAATACCTGCTGAAGATTACGAACTCTTGTTGACGTTGCATGATATTAACCTGTCAAATTTAGATTGCATGAGTTTCCTTAGCAGGATACATGGAGGTGACTCTAGGATACTGCCGTACGTGAAGAGGGATGTTGCGAATGAACGTGCAAAGCTTCGGGAAGCGATAACACAACAGGACATGGATATGAAAGTGAAGTACTTTGAGGGGAGGAAGGCCGAGAATCCAGAGTTTTTCTTTGCGAAGCAAAAAGATCCTGCCACGAACTCTGTCACTGCATTGTTTTGGGTTGATGGGAGGACAAGGGCGCTGTACCCAAAATATAAAGATTGCGTGTTCTTTGACACAACTTTCTGCACTAACAGATACAACATGCCCTTTGGTCCTATAGTTGGTATCAACAATCACCTCCAAACCATTTCACTCGGGTGTGCTTTGTTGCCGGATGAGACTATTGAAATGTTCAAGTGGGTCTTTGAGCAATGGATGGTTGCAATGGACAATGAGCATCCAAAGAACACGATGACTGACCAAGACCAAGCAATGGCGACAGCTATAGAGCAGGTGCTCCCAAATACTTGCCATAGGTGTTGCAAGTTTCATGTGTTTAGCAACGCGCGTTCTAAGTTGGGGAGGCTGTTGAGCAGAAATGAGGCGTTTGCAGATGTGTTTTACACTTGTATCAACAACTCTGAAACGGTTGAAGAATTTGAGGAAACATGGCAGCACATGTTGGAGTGTTTCGTAGTTGCTGAAAACAAACACTTGAAGAACATGTGGCGAACAAGACATATGTGGGCTCTAGTGTACTTCAAGAACAATTTCTTCCCGTTCACAAGCACGACAGGCAGGTCCGAGGGGCTGAACTCATATTTCAAGACAATGATTTGTCCAGCTGATTCTGTATGGAGGTTTGTGCAACAGTATGAACTGTGCCAGGAAACTGTGCTTGATCGCGAGGACAATGCTGGGTTCACTGGTGAAACGACTGCTCCTCCACTATACTCTCG ATACAACATTGAGCGCCAAGCTATTGATTACTACAAACGCAATGTCTTTAGCAAGTTCCAGAAACAAGTGACTGCGTCTATGGGCTACATTATCAACCAAGACGCTGATTACCAAGGGCGAGGCCTCATGTTCAATCTAACATCAAGCTTATATGAGAACCCAAAGCTCTTCTCTGTGCGTGTTATGATGGATGAAGGGGTGTTCCAATGTAGTTGCCACTACTTTGAGATGAATGGCCTGGTTTGCGCCCACATAATAAGGGTGATGGTGCACCTCAATGTGCAAGTTATTCCACAACAATACTTGTCGGAAAGGTGGTCTGAAGCAGCAACAACAAGCATGGCCAGAACTGGGCGATTGCTGGAATTTGGGCACCCCTCGACAAACACGCTCAAATACAACTCCTTGTGCCGAAGGTTGACATGGCTCGCCTCTGATGCATGTTGCAATGATGATGCATACAAGATATTATATGAAGCAATAAAACTTCTTGAGCCTGCCATAGCAGCGGCGAAAAGAGGGGTACTGCCAGAACAACAAGCAATGCAGCGCAGTGAACCCCCAACGCAATCTGCTGCTACAATGGGAGCATTGAATGATGGCTTACCATAG
- the LOC119284189 gene encoding chaperone protein ClpB1-like, which yields MSSWSGLAFVVASAVTGSAVTLAASVFYDLYFQRSYAFDIMPPDLSPGSRYIYTRAQNNDKAERAITTCSVLSALDAGRADPVVGRDDEIDRVVCILCRRTKNCAALVGAAGVGKTAIVEGLAQRIAAGNVPDVLAGARILELDMGAVVAGTRWRGMFEERLKDAIKHAEEAGGKVILFIDELHMIVGAGDKGGPMDAANILKPALARGRIRCVGATTCEEYHRYIQTDAALERRFQKVVVEEPSVQGTITILKGLKQRYQEHHGLKIQDDALVAAAQLAARYITGRQFPDKAIDLIDEACSTAKVHFDKQKVENNMISSIFAPKELTVGPDHIAQVVSRCTRIPLTTLGQEEKEKLVHLAEKLHERVVGQDEAVNLVAQAVLRSRVGFGRSSRPIGSFLFLGPLGVGKTELAKALAERIFDNEKTLIRFDMSEYAESGSVSRLIGGPRSYEEGGQLTEKVKRCPYSVVLFDQVDKADPSIFKVFSQLLDDGMLTDGKGHVVDFKNTIIIMTSTLGAEQLTTRMGIENTVKAGRGLLMEQVQKRLKPELIDRLSEVVIFEPLSHDELKEIVKIQMKDVIATVANKGVSLFITDAALDVIWSESYHLVNGARPMRRWVEKNVTTVLSNMLVNGEACEGSRIFIDAADANRGLRYHVLKKQASTDP from the exons ATGTCGTCGTGGTCAGGCCTCGCCTTCGTCGTAGCCTCCGCCGTCACGGGCAGTGCCGTGACGCTGGCGGCGTCGGTGTTCTACGACCTCTACTTCCAGCGCTCGTACGCCTTCGACATCATGCCCCCGGATCTGTCCCCTGGGAGCCGGTACATCTACACCCGCGCCCAGAACAATGACAAGGCTGAGCGGGCCATCACCACGTGCAGTGTCCTCAGCGCCTTGGACGCCGGCAGGGCTGATCCGGTCGTTGGCCGCGACGACGAGATCGACCGCGTCGTCTGTATCCTGTGCCGCCGCACCAAGAACTGTGCGGCGCTTGTCGGTGCTGCGGGGGTCGGTAAGACGGCCATCGTTGAGGGCCTCGCCCAACGCATCGCCGCCGGGAACGTCCCGGACGTGCTGGCAGGAGCGCGCATCCTGGAGCTCGACATGGGGGCGGTTGTCGCCGGGACACGCTGGCGTGGCATGTTCGAGGAGCGCTTGAAAGACGCCATCAAGCATGCGGAGGAGGCGGGAGGCAAGGTGATCCTCTTCATTGATGAGTTGCACATGATTGTTGGCGCCGGCGATAAAGGAGGCCCCATGGACGCCGCCAATATCCTCAAGCCAGCATTAGCCCGCGGCCGCATCCGTTGTGTGGGTGCTACCACTTGCGAAGAGTACCACAGGTATATCCAAACGGACGCTGCACTTGAGCGCCGGTTCCAAAAGGTTGTCGTCGAGGAGCCAAGCGTGCAGGGCACCATCACCATCCTAAAAGGGCTGAAACAGCGGTACCAAGAGCACCATGGCTTGAAAATCCAGGACGATGCTCTCGTTGCTGCAGCACAGCTCGCCGCCCGTTATATTACTG GTCGCCAGTTTCCTGACAAGGCGATTGATTTGATTGACGAGGCATGCTCTACTGCAAAGGTGCATTTTGACAAGCAGAAAGTGGAGAATAATATGATTAGCTCCATATTTGCACCGAAGGAGTTAACAGTTGGCCCAGATCATATCGCACAG GTTGTCAGTCGATGCACTAGAATCCCTCTCACCACACTTGGTCAAGAGGAGAAGGAGAAGTTAGTCCACCTAGCAGAAAAATTGCATGAGCGAGTCGTCGGTCAGGATGAAGCGGTCAATTTGGTTGCGCAAGCGGTGCTACGTTCTAGGGTTGGTTTTGGTCGATCTAGCCGACCGATAGGTTCATTCCTCTTTTTGGGACCGCTTGGTGTTGGAAAAACAGAACTAGCAAAAGCTCTCGCCGAGAGGATATTTGACAATGAGAAGACGTTGATCCGCTTTGATATGTCGGAATATGCTGAGAGTGGGTCTGTGTCGCGCCTCATTGGGGGACCTCGAAG CTATGAAGAAGGTGGACAACTTACCGAGAAAGTCAAGAGGTGCCCATACAGTGTTGTCCTTTTTGACCAGGTGGATAAGGCAGATCCCTCAATATTCAAGGTTTTTAGCCAACTCCTTGATGATGGTATGCTGACTGATGGCAAAGGACACGTCGTAGATTTTAAAAACACTATCATCATTATGACCTCAACTCTAGGAGCAGAGCAGCTAACAACAAGAATGGGCATAGAAAACACAGTCAAAGCTGGACGAGGTCTTCTTATGGAGCAG GTTCAGAAACGCTTGAAGCCTGAACTTATTGACAGACTGAGTGAGGTTGTGATATTTGAGCCGCTTTCACACGACGAACTGAAGGAAATAGTGAAAATCCAGATGAaggatgtcattgccacagtagctAACAAAGGTGTCTCTCTATTTATAACTGATGCCGCGCTGGACGTCATTTGGTCGGAATCATACCACCTGGTAAATGGCGCAAGGCCCATGAGGAGATGGGTGGAGAAGAATGTGACGACAGTTCTTTCAAACATGCTGGTCaatggagaagcttgtgaaggctcGAGGATCTTCATCGATGCTGCAGATGCTAACAGGGGGCTGAGGTACCATGTACTGAAGAAGCAGGCGAGCACAGACCCATAA